In one window of Nakamurella sp. PAMC28650 DNA:
- a CDS encoding TetR/AcrR family transcriptional regulator — translation MTVVTSSQRGTPARNSASQAARARAKEAVRIQLREIARRHIQERGTADLSLRAVARELDMTSSTIYRYVRSREELITSLVVESYEAVAEAAERADRLHAGAGADAAARWLGIARAIRTWALLHPYEYTLIYGSPMGDVPSAAVGPPAARIWRVVAGLMSTAVSTGVLHPHARPFDVQGLVADHVLATLGPPAAPFDDFIVRGMALFSSLIGAISTELSGHFHGLTTDADRLFDLVVATGAQGVGLDLPVEVVDGFQLG, via the coding sequence ATGACGGTCGTGACCTCCTCGCAGCGCGGCACGCCGGCCAGGAACTCGGCCTCGCAGGCGGCCAGAGCCAGGGCGAAGGAGGCCGTCCGGATCCAACTCCGCGAGATCGCACGCCGGCACATCCAGGAGAGGGGTACCGCCGACCTGTCCCTCCGGGCGGTGGCCCGGGAACTCGACATGACGTCGTCGACGATCTACCGGTACGTCAGGAGCCGGGAGGAGTTGATCACCTCCCTCGTCGTCGAATCCTACGAAGCAGTGGCCGAGGCGGCGGAGCGCGCCGATCGCCTCCACGCCGGTGCGGGCGCAGACGCGGCCGCCCGCTGGTTGGGGATCGCCCGTGCGATCCGGACGTGGGCCCTGCTGCATCCGTACGAGTACACGCTGATCTACGGCTCCCCGATGGGAGACGTCCCGTCCGCCGCGGTCGGTCCGCCCGCGGCACGGATCTGGCGCGTCGTCGCCGGACTGATGTCCACGGCGGTGTCCACCGGGGTGCTCCATCCGCACGCCCGACCGTTCGACGTCCAGGGTCTGGTCGCAGATCACGTGCTGGCCACGCTCGGCCCGCCGGCGGCGCCGTTCGACGACTTCATCGTCCGGGGCATGGCGCTGTTCTCGTCGTTGATCGGCGCCATCTCCACCGAGCTGTCCGGCCACTTCCACGGGCTGACGACCGATGCCGACCGCCTGTTCGACCTGGTGGTGGCGACCGGTGCGCAGGGCGTCGGGCTCGATCTACCCGTCGAGGTGGTCGATGGATTCCAGCTCGGGTAG